In Drosophila simulans strain w501 chromosome 3R, Prin_Dsim_3.1, whole genome shotgun sequence, a single window of DNA contains:
- the LOC6729787 gene encoding SPARC: protein MRSLWLLLGLGLLAVSHVQASMEFDPDLLDEDLDENEEEFLRLLEEKSRINDIERENEIASRLAEVQHNLLNPVVEVDPCETMSCGAGRICQMQEEKPKCVCIPECPEEVDTRRLVCTNTNETWPSDCSVYQQRCWCDSGEPGCTNPDNAHMHIDYYGACHEPRSCEGEDLKDFPRRMRDWLFNVMRDLAERDELTEHYMQMELEAETNNSRRWSNAAVWKWCDLDGDTDRSVSRHELFPIRAPLVSLEHCIAPFLESCDSNKDHRITLVEWGACLELDPEDLKERCDDVQRAQPHLLG, encoded by the exons ATGCGCTCCCTTTGGCTGCTGCTCGGCTTGGGCCTGCTGGCTGTGAGCCACGTCCAGGCCTCCATGGAGTTTGACCCGGATCTGCTGGATGAGGACCTCGATGAGAACGAGGAGGAGTTCCTGCGCCTGCTGGAGGAGAAGAGCAGG ATCAATGATATTGAGCGCGAGAACGAGATAGCCTCCAGGCTGGCCGAAGTGCAGCACAATCTACTCAATCCCGTCGTCGAGGTGGATCCGTGCGAGACGATGAGCTGCGGAGCCGGCCGCATCTGCCAGATGCAGGAGGAGAAGCCCAAGTGCGTGTGCATCCCGGAGTGCCCCGAGGAGGTGGACACCCGCCGCCTGGTCTGCACCAACACCAACGAGACCTGGCCGTCGGACTGCTCCGTGTATCAGCAGCGCTGCTGGTGCGACAGCGGAGAGCCCGGCTGCACCAATCCGGACAACGCGCACATGCACATCGACTACTACGGCGCTTGCCACGAGCCCAGAAGCTGCGAGGGCGAGGACCTGAAAGACTTCCCCAGGCGTATGCGCGACTGGCTGTTCAACGTGATGCGCGACCTGGCCGAGCGCGACGAGCTGACCGAGCACTACATGCAGATGGAGCTGGAGGCGGAGACCAACAACTCGCGTCGCTGGTCGAACGCCGCCGTGTGGAAGTGGTGCGACCTGGACGGCGACACCGATCGCTCCGTCTCGCGCCACGAGCTCTTCCCCATCCGTGCTCCGCTGGTCAGTCTCGAGCACTGCATCGCACCCTTCCTCGAGTCCTGCGACTCCAACAAGGACCATCGCATCACCCTGGTGGAGTGGGGCGCCTGCCTGGAGCTGGATCCCGAGGACCTTAAGGAGCGTTGCGACGACGTCCAGAGGGCTCAGCCCCATCTTCTGGGCTAG